A segment of the Candidatus Neomarinimicrobiota bacterium genome:
TCGACTCAGGTGCCGCTAGGCGACGTATGGAGAGATCTCGGTGTTAGAGAATTCCTTATGTATGAAACAGCGAGATTTCTCCGCTCCTTTCAGTCGGTCGAAATGACAGGGGATGGGAGTGAAAGGAATGACGAGATTTCTCCGCTCCCTTCGGTCGGTCGAAATGACAGTGGGTATCTATCTTGGTTAATACCAGTCAGCGGCGAGATCTTTCCATTCGGGGTTCAGGGTGGCAATGAGTTCTTCCTTCTTCTGACGGTTCCACCGTTTTATTTGTTTTTCACGGGCGATGGCTTCTTCTACATTTTCAAAGTGTTCATAATAGACGAGGTGGATTGTGTTGTACTTTTTGGTAAACCCGGGGATCCAGTGGTTTTTGTGTTCCCAGACGCGGCGTTCGATGGTGTTAGTCATACCGATGTAGAGCACGGTGTTGGCGGGGTTGGTCATGATGTAGACGTGGTAGTTGTGGTCGCGCATTGGTCGAGGGGTCATTTTTGTTACGGGTATAGGAGAAACAACGAGATTTCTCCACTCCCTGCGGTCGGTCGAAATGACAATTGATGGGAGGGTAGTATGTAGCGTCATCTCGACTAAGGAGCCGCCAGGCGACGCACGGAGAGATCTCGATGGTGGGTGTTTGACTGGAGGGGGATCGAACAACGGGATTTCTCCGCACGTCCACACACCGGACTGGTCGAAATGACAAAGGTTTGGAGCGTAAGGGAGGTTTGTCATTCAGGTTACCATTTGGAGCA
Coding sequences within it:
- a CDS encoding GIY-YIG nuclease family protein, with product MRDHNYHVYIMTNPANTVLYIGMTNTIERRVWEHKNHWIPGFTKKYNTIHLVYYEHFENVEEAIAREKQIKRWNRQKKEELIATLNPEWKDLAADWY